A genomic window from Cryobacterium sp. SO2 includes:
- a CDS encoding response regulator transcription factor, with amino-acid sequence MAQLLILTSAVNDEVLPALALLSHSTRLIPAQPDQLITAPDSDLILVDARSNLMAAKSLCQILRTTGSSVPLLLVITEGGLTAVSPDWGVDDVVLNTAGPAEVDARIRLAAGRTPHNEPSPTIRAAGVVIDEASYSAKVHGKPLDLTYKEFELLRFLAAHPSRVFTREQLLSEVWGYDYFGGTRTVDVHVRRLRAKLGDQESLIGTVRNVGYRFNVYEEDGERVVHSVGA; translated from the coding sequence GTGGCGCAGCTGTTGATCCTAACCTCGGCGGTGAACGACGAAGTTCTCCCAGCCCTGGCGTTGCTGTCACACAGCACACGACTCATTCCGGCACAGCCGGATCAGCTCATCACCGCGCCCGATTCCGACCTGATCCTGGTCGACGCGCGGTCTAATCTGATGGCAGCCAAGTCGCTGTGCCAGATCCTGCGCACCACCGGAAGCAGTGTTCCGCTGCTCCTGGTGATCACCGAGGGCGGCCTCACCGCTGTCAGCCCGGACTGGGGGGTCGACGATGTTGTGCTCAACACGGCCGGGCCCGCCGAGGTCGATGCGCGCATCCGTCTCGCCGCCGGCCGCACGCCGCACAACGAACCCTCTCCCACCATCCGCGCCGCCGGCGTCGTCATCGACGAGGCCAGCTATTCGGCGAAGGTGCACGGCAAGCCGCTCGACCTCACCTATAAGGAATTCGAGCTGCTCCGTTTCCTCGCCGCGCACCCGTCCCGGGTGTTCACCCGCGAGCAGCTGCTCAGCGAGGTGTGGGGCTACGACTACTTCGGCGGCACCCGCACCGTCGACGTGCACGTACGACGCCTGCGCGCCAAGCTCGGCGACCAGGAATCCCTGATCGGTACCGTGCGCAACGTGGGCTACAGGTTCAACGTGTATGAAGAGGACGGCGAACGTGTCGTTCACTCTGTCGGCGCCTGA
- the mshD gene encoding mycothiol synthase — translation MSFTLSAPDLADAAFAARFHDVADASAHTDGYRPFNEQAMLDARSGRRSPQLLLEGEDAVGALILGQGEIDLVVHPRYRRKGHATAALRRLFEDEGGMSGDLTAWAHGDHPAARALADRFGFSAERTLLQLERPLSDADAATSPVLPAGIGIVSFRPADAAEWVRLNALVFATHPEQGAITESDLAARMAEPWFDADDLLLARENSTAAAPGRILGYNWLKIEPGATLGEIYVLGVHPDAAGAGLGRALMLAGLARLRERGCTAVELYVEAESTTPVRLYRSLGFGDRTVDVQYHRGPR, via the coding sequence GTGTCGTTCACTCTGTCGGCGCCTGACCTGGCCGACGCCGCCTTCGCGGCGCGTTTCCACGACGTCGCCGATGCGAGCGCGCACACGGATGGTTACCGCCCGTTCAACGAGCAGGCCATGCTCGACGCCCGCTCCGGCCGGCGCAGCCCGCAGCTGCTGCTCGAGGGCGAAGACGCCGTCGGCGCCCTGATCCTCGGGCAGGGCGAGATCGACCTGGTCGTGCACCCGCGTTACCGCCGCAAGGGCCACGCCACCGCGGCCCTCCGCCGACTGTTCGAGGACGAGGGCGGCATGTCCGGCGACCTCACCGCCTGGGCGCACGGCGACCACCCCGCGGCCCGCGCCCTGGCCGACAGGTTCGGTTTCAGCGCCGAACGCACGCTGCTGCAGTTGGAACGCCCGCTCAGCGACGCCGACGCCGCCACCTCCCCCGTGTTGCCGGCCGGGATCGGCATCGTGTCGTTCCGGCCCGCCGATGCCGCGGAGTGGGTGCGGTTGAACGCCCTCGTCTTCGCGACGCACCCCGAGCAGGGCGCCATCACCGAGTCCGACCTCGCCGCACGCATGGCCGAACCCTGGTTCGACGCCGACGACCTGCTCTTGGCGCGGGAGAACTCGACGGCCGCCGCGCCCGGGCGGATCCTCGGCTACAACTGGCTCAAGATCGAACCGGGGGCCACGCTCGGCGAGATCTATGTGCTCGGCGTGCACCCGGATGCCGCCGGCGCCGGCCTCGGCCGCGCCCTCATGCTGGCCGGCCTGGCCCGCCTGCGCGAGCGGGGCTGCACGGCCGTCGAACTGTACGTGGAGGCCGAGAGCACCACACCGGTGCGGCTCTACCGCAGCCTCGGATTCGGCGACCGCACCGTGGATGTGCAGTACCACCGCGGACCTCGTTAA